A portion of the Luteolibacter yonseiensis genome contains these proteins:
- a CDS encoding beta strand repeat-containing protein, with the protein MKPNPFQIFALSALATGQIHAAVVTLKATGDAANTTSFNAGTNWSDATAPSALNTYVVANLNTGVFLRTPTDGASYTFQGASLEIGTAGGMIYKGTAATNTYTISNLILSGGLVRSGAGSTNTMILAGGITVNGTGSTIQTDQSPYTIDSIVTGTGALTTTGGYTLTFNGANTYTGSMTVSTAGNLGTALGTNLSSTSHWKFVVGTNGVSNKITGTGKLSLNGTFDIDVAGASTSVGNSWTLVAASTLAETYTSTFNLANFTSDGGAVGARVWTKPINSTTFYRYSEATGVLSVFQSDTDGDGLSDLWEDQYFGNNDGTATTAELELQTGSGDPDGDGASNVDEQTAGTNPNSASSWPDTDADGLKDSWEIGFFQNITAQNGAGDADGDLVTNLQEFLADTSPTDPTYWPDTDFDDMNDGWERTFFAGSLSHDGTADSDGDLYTDRQEHDAHTNPSDPTSTPISSKLKNRWSFNGNLNDSVGGSPATIVEVGANDVAYNDVTTPTGITMTGGVRTAADYVKLGSNLLPKGITPVTIELWARQNAIQNWGRIFDFHSGTTEYLMMAWTRAAADASDQVEIVDTGVVSNSPDKIQPYGITTEHHIVMTLEPLAGDSGRMRVRVYSAPSGAADLGGAKVSFNTAANLVNLNDVVNALGYSPWPGDATASATYNEVRIWNGSLVPAVREQLHDQGPDNATIADSDNDFLSDAWEITHFGNLTAANSLGDNDGDTINNRTEYLAGSNPNNAISTPDDTDADGLEDSWEITYFGNVAAQNGTGDPDGDGYNNETEETEGTDPTVSEDTDGDGLVDTWEISFFGNITAQDGSGDPDNDTFNNEAEETAKSNPTVTLSIPDDVDGDGLSDTWEIKYFTNLTAQNGGGDPDADTFSNEAEETAGSNPTVATSVPGDTNGDGLPDGFLFVTPDPLGTSSFNSGTGWSNAAAPAAGNNYLVAIQNLRTPGDAEPYTFAGDNLVLTTGGTLVVKGTGVVTIPHFGLDGGTVNNATGTNVAITLAGEFRITRLSELWANNNSIIVNAVVTGNKDLNITRSGTANTVTFNAVNPFTGNLNVTGGFVLGSTGSLAFKPGASTVTNAVLGVGTAVFDGAFNIDLGSAGTAVGDHWSLVSAATLTETYSATFHVTGFTADAAAPGTRKWTSGNYRFDEATGVLTRIEATGDTDSDGMADTWESTWFGGLGQTATGDFDGDGTNNLTEYRLGLVPNSGTSRFAVTRAANGTLTWPSAVGVTFVVQRSQTLAAGSWVDVRTVPGTAGTANFSDDSPLSGNAFYRVLLQP; encoded by the coding sequence ATGAAACCCAATCCATTTCAAATTTTCGCGCTGTCAGCCCTTGCGACAGGACAGATCCATGCGGCGGTGGTCACCTTGAAAGCCACCGGTGATGCCGCGAACACCACCTCCTTCAATGCCGGTACAAACTGGTCGGATGCGACGGCCCCCTCCGCGCTGAACACCTATGTGGTGGCGAACCTCAACACCGGGGTGTTCCTGCGCACTCCCACGGATGGAGCAAGTTACACTTTCCAGGGAGCGTCCCTGGAAATCGGAACGGCGGGAGGAATGATCTACAAGGGAACGGCCGCCACCAATACCTACACCATTTCCAACCTGATCCTCAGCGGAGGCCTGGTCCGCAGTGGCGCCGGATCGACCAACACCATGATCCTTGCCGGCGGAATCACGGTCAATGGCACCGGATCGACGATCCAGACGGACCAGAGCCCCTACACCATCGATTCGATTGTCACCGGGACCGGAGCGCTGACCACCACGGGTGGCTACACGCTCACCTTCAACGGGGCCAATACCTACACGGGAAGCATGACTGTTTCCACCGCGGGAAACCTGGGGACCGCGCTGGGGACGAACCTCTCCAGCACCAGCCATTGGAAGTTCGTCGTCGGCACGAACGGCGTGAGCAACAAGATCACAGGAACCGGCAAACTGAGCCTGAACGGCACCTTCGACATCGACGTGGCGGGAGCCAGCACATCGGTGGGAAACAGTTGGACGCTGGTGGCGGCCTCCACCCTCGCCGAGACATACACCTCCACCTTCAATCTCGCCAATTTCACCAGCGATGGAGGGGCGGTCGGAGCGCGGGTTTGGACAAAACCGATCAACAGCACCACGTTCTACCGCTACAGCGAGGCCACCGGCGTGCTTTCCGTCTTCCAGTCCGACACGGATGGAGACGGCCTCTCCGATCTTTGGGAAGACCAGTATTTCGGCAACAACGACGGGACGGCCACCACCGCGGAACTTGAGCTCCAGACGGGCTCCGGCGATCCGGACGGGGATGGCGCGTCCAACGTGGACGAACAAACCGCGGGAACCAATCCGAACAGCGCCAGCTCCTGGCCGGACACGGATGCGGACGGGCTCAAGGACAGCTGGGAAATCGGTTTTTTCCAGAACATCACGGCACAGAACGGGGCGGGCGATGCGGACGGAGACCTTGTCACCAACCTGCAGGAATTCCTCGCGGACACATCTCCCACCGATCCCACTTACTGGCCGGACACGGACTTCGACGACATGAACGACGGGTGGGAACGCACCTTCTTCGCCGGAAGCCTGTCGCATGATGGAACGGCGGACAGCGATGGCGATCTCTACACGGACCGGCAGGAGCATGACGCGCACACGAATCCCAGCGATCCGACTTCCACGCCGATCTCCTCCAAGCTCAAGAACCGTTGGAGCTTCAATGGAAACCTCAACGACTCCGTGGGCGGCAGCCCGGCGACCATCGTCGAGGTCGGTGCCAACGACGTGGCTTACAACGACGTCACCACCCCCACCGGCATCACCATGACAGGTGGGGTGAGGACGGCGGCTGACTATGTGAAGCTCGGGTCCAACCTGCTGCCGAAAGGCATCACCCCGGTGACCATCGAGCTATGGGCCAGGCAGAATGCCATCCAAAACTGGGGGCGTATCTTCGATTTCCATTCGGGCACCACGGAATACCTGATGATGGCGTGGACCCGTGCCGCCGCCGATGCCTCCGACCAGGTCGAGATCGTCGATACGGGGGTGGTATCCAACAGCCCGGATAAAATCCAGCCGTACGGCATCACCACGGAGCACCACATCGTCATGACGCTGGAGCCGCTGGCGGGCGACTCCGGCCGGATGAGGGTGAGGGTTTACTCGGCACCCTCCGGCGCGGCGGACCTAGGGGGGGCGAAGGTGAGCTTCAACACCGCGGCCAATCTGGTGAACCTGAACGACGTCGTCAACGCGCTGGGATACTCTCCGTGGCCCGGAGATGCCACCGCATCCGCCACCTACAACGAGGTGCGGATCTGGAACGGCTCCCTCGTTCCCGCCGTGCGCGAGCAGCTTCACGACCAGGGGCCCGACAACGCGACCATCGCCGACAGTGACAACGACTTCCTTTCGGACGCATGGGAGATCACCCATTTCGGAAACCTGACCGCCGCCAACAGCCTGGGTGACAACGACGGCGACACCATCAACAACCGAACCGAATACCTCGCGGGCTCCAATCCGAACAACGCCATTTCCACGCCGGATGACACGGATGCCGATGGTTTGGAGGACTCATGGGAAATCACGTATTTCGGAAACGTCGCGGCTCAGAACGGCACCGGCGATCCCGATGGGGACGGCTACAACAACGAGACCGAGGAAACGGAAGGCACCGATCCGACCGTTTCCGAAGACACCGATGGGGATGGTCTGGTGGACACCTGGGAGATCTCCTTCTTCGGGAACATCACCGCCCAGGACGGCTCCGGTGATCCGGATAACGACACCTTCAACAACGAAGCCGAGGAGACGGCGAAGTCGAATCCGACCGTCACCCTTTCCATTCCGGATGACGTCGATGGAGATGGACTGTCGGACACGTGGGAAATCAAATACTTCACCAACCTGACCGCCCAGAACGGCGGCGGGGATCCGGACGCGGACACCTTTTCGAACGAGGCGGAGGAAACGGCCGGATCGAACCCCACCGTCGCCACCTCCGTGCCGGGCGATACCAACGGCGACGGACTGCCGGATGGTTTCCTGTTCGTCACGCCGGATCCGCTGGGCACCAGTTCGTTCAATTCCGGGACGGGTTGGAGCAACGCCGCGGCACCGGCCGCCGGAAACAATTATCTGGTGGCGATCCAAAACCTGCGCACGCCGGGCGATGCGGAACCGTATACCTTCGCCGGTGACAATCTGGTCCTGACCACCGGCGGCACCCTGGTGGTCAAGGGCACCGGGGTGGTCACCATCCCGCATTTCGGACTCGACGGCGGAACCGTCAACAATGCGACGGGCACGAACGTCGCGATCACACTCGCAGGCGAGTTCCGGATCACCCGGTTGTCGGAACTGTGGGCGAACAACAACAGCATCATTGTCAACGCGGTGGTCACGGGGAACAAGGACCTGAACATCACCCGCAGCGGCACGGCGAACACGGTCACCTTCAATGCGGTGAATCCGTTCACCGGAAATCTGAACGTCACGGGCGGGTTCGTGCTGGGTTCCACCGGAAGCCTCGCCTTCAAGCCGGGTGCGTCGACCGTCACGAACGCGGTTCTCGGCGTGGGCACGGCTGTGTTCGACGGCGCGTTCAACATCGACCTCGGCTCGGCGGGAACGGCGGTGGGCGACCACTGGTCGCTCGTCAGCGCGGCCACCCTGACGGAGACCTATTCCGCGACCTTCCATGTGACGGGCTTCACCGCGGATGCGGCGGCTCCCGGAACACGCAAGTGGACTTCGGGCAACTACCGGTTCGACGAGGCGACCGGCGTGCTCACCCGCATCGAGGCAACCGGAGACACCGATTCGGACGGGATGGCGGACACCTGGGAGAGCACCTGGTTCGGCGGTCTGGGGCAGACCGCCACCGGCGACTTCGATGGTGACGGAACGAACAACCTCACCGAGTACCGCCTCGGGCTGGTGCCGAACAGCGGAACCTCGCGCTTCGCCGTGACGAGGGCCGCCAATGGAACACTCACCTGGCCGAGCGCCGTGGGGGTCACGTTCGTCGTGCAGCGCAGCCAGACGCTGGCCGCCGGAAGCTGGGTGGATGTCCGCACGGTGCCCGGCACCGCCGGCACCGCGAATTTTTCCGATGATTCGCCGCTCTCCGGAAACGCGTTCTACCGGGTGCTGCTCCAGCCCTGA
- a CDS encoding response regulator, translated as MAEKSNTIAIVEDDASLSGILTEIVTASPWKLVSTYSNAESALEGLAKSCPEVVLMDIQLPGMSGIECVAKLKALHPAVLVLMVTVYDNNERIFDALAAGASGYLLKRDAPVKLLEALEDLLAGGSPMSGAIARKVVQHFHKTPPRNKDHNLTPRETQILELLAKGSLYKEIAWDLGIGFETVRSHIDNIYNKLHVRTRTEAVVKFLGP; from the coding sequence ATGGCTGAAAAATCCAACACCATAGCGATCGTCGAGGACGACGCGTCGCTGAGCGGGATCCTCACCGAGATCGTCACCGCGTCCCCGTGGAAGCTCGTGAGCACTTATTCCAATGCCGAGAGCGCCTTGGAGGGCCTGGCGAAAAGCTGCCCGGAGGTGGTGCTCATGGACATCCAGCTACCGGGCATGTCCGGCATCGAATGTGTGGCGAAGCTCAAGGCGCTGCATCCCGCGGTGCTGGTGCTGATGGTCACCGTCTATGACAACAACGAGCGCATCTTCGACGCGCTGGCCGCCGGGGCCTCGGGTTACCTTTTGAAACGGGACGCGCCGGTGAAGCTGTTGGAGGCGTTGGAAGACCTGCTGGCCGGTGGCTCTCCCATGTCCGGTGCCATCGCCCGCAAGGTGGTGCAGCATTTCCACAAGACACCGCCCAGGAACAAGGACCACAACCTGACGCCGCGCGAGACGCAGATCCTGGAGCTCCTCGCCAAGGGGAGCCTCTACAAGGAGATCGCCTGGGATCTCGGCATCGGTTTTGAGACGGTCCGCTCGCACATCGACAACATCTACAACAAGCTCCACGTCCGCACCCGCACGGAAGCGGTAGTGAAATTCCTCGGGCCGTAG
- a CDS encoding LamG domain-containing protein — translation MKSVNTHVFPGCRSSVIRVSGAAATFAALVFIDPAHGAEVTLNAAAGAGDAINTSSYAAALNWSDGQAPSPGNTYTVPAGRSLRTTLDAATDLPFAGDSLTVSGSLVYKSGNAAANINTVTINNLTLNGGTINNASNFGAPFILAGNGIAIAGTAASTIFSNNATITVSAPVTGSGASLVLSTNNTLGRQVVLAAANTYTGNISVNGLSGVVLATTGSLAFKIGATGVNNTISGAAANVPFVFEGTFDIDLSSAGNVVGNSWTLVGVSSLAETFGGTFNISGFTENENIWTSADGKYQFLESTGVLSRINPDSDGDGMPDAWEMLHFKNLDEFAGGDPDGDLSSNLMEYQAGSDPNNAASYPDTDNDLLSDGWEMVYFNSLEQTGAGDPDGDYNSNAIEFAAGTVPNSDFSYPDTDADGVGDGINDGWEIHYFGSIAACDPEADADGDLFTNLEEFSAFPITNPIVQTSSPDNDMDGIADGWEVKYFRVGQEGLEAVTARCAPADDVDGDGFTNLMEYKANTNPLLATSFPPLAYWRFEERTTGVVPVGDNSGGNQKDTVLDSTGLGNHMMTWRDYTSPLYSTVVPFATVPLTSAANTASLNFVRDPLNLFITDNVYTTSGVELNSHVFSAFTIEASFNTNVTNAWQVVIGKTGNPIGGQPPFSLKIRATDNKLVAGIVDGAGTAKEAVSSRAITTNTWFSATVTASATELKLWIKGAADANPVLEATTAINGAFYNYAGVNSPWVVGLGKWAGADADPFGGYIDEVRISARALPPSEFLIPLVSNDADADGMDDTWETASFGGLGQTATGDFDGDGTSNLTEYRLGLVPNSGASRFAATRSAAGLISWPSAVGVKFDVQRSTTLAAGSWETVSPVAGIDGTPGTASFTDPSPPPSGAFYRVVLRP, via the coding sequence ATGAAATCGGTCAATACTCATGTTTTCCCCGGATGCCGGTCTTCCGTCATCCGTGTCTCCGGTGCCGCGGCCACCTTCGCCGCGCTGGTTTTCATCGATCCGGCCCATGGCGCCGAGGTGACCCTCAACGCAGCCGCCGGTGCCGGGGACGCCATCAACACCAGCTCGTATGCGGCGGCCCTGAACTGGTCGGACGGCCAGGCACCTTCGCCGGGAAATACCTACACCGTGCCGGCCGGCCGTTCCCTGCGCACGACCCTGGATGCCGCCACCGACCTGCCCTTCGCCGGGGACTCGCTGACGGTGTCGGGAAGCCTGGTCTACAAGAGCGGGAATGCGGCGGCCAATATCAACACCGTCACGATCAACAATCTCACCCTCAACGGCGGAACCATCAACAACGCTTCCAATTTCGGCGCGCCCTTCATCCTCGCCGGAAACGGCATCGCCATCGCCGGCACCGCGGCATCCACGATTTTCTCCAACAATGCGACGATCACCGTCTCCGCGCCGGTCACCGGTAGCGGCGCCTCCCTCGTCCTCTCGACAAACAACACGCTCGGACGCCAGGTGGTCCTCGCCGCGGCGAACACCTACACCGGGAACATCTCGGTCAACGGCCTGAGCGGGGTGGTTCTCGCCACCACCGGCAGCCTCGCCTTCAAGATCGGGGCCACCGGCGTGAACAACACCATCAGCGGTGCGGCGGCCAACGTGCCGTTTGTCTTTGAAGGGACCTTCGATATCGATCTTTCTTCCGCGGGAAACGTGGTGGGAAACAGCTGGACGCTGGTGGGTGTCTCCTCGCTTGCCGAGACATTCGGCGGCACCTTCAACATTTCCGGCTTCACGGAAAACGAGAACATCTGGACCTCCGCCGACGGGAAATACCAATTCCTGGAATCCACGGGGGTCCTCAGCCGCATCAATCCGGACAGTGATGGAGACGGCATGCCGGACGCCTGGGAGATGCTGCATTTCAAAAACCTGGACGAATTCGCGGGCGGCGATCCGGATGGCGACCTGTCGTCCAACCTCATGGAGTATCAGGCCGGATCCGACCCTAACAACGCGGCCTCCTATCCGGACACGGACAACGACCTGCTCAGCGATGGGTGGGAAATGGTGTATTTCAACAGCCTGGAGCAGACCGGCGCCGGAGATCCCGATGGCGACTACAACTCCAATGCCATCGAATTCGCCGCCGGCACCGTTCCGAATTCCGACTTCAGCTATCCGGACACCGATGCGGACGGAGTGGGGGATGGCATCAACGATGGTTGGGAGATCCATTACTTCGGCTCGATCGCCGCGTGTGATCCGGAAGCCGATGCGGACGGAGACCTGTTCACCAACCTCGAGGAGTTCTCCGCCTTCCCGATCACGAACCCGATCGTCCAGACATCATCCCCGGACAACGACATGGACGGAATCGCGGACGGTTGGGAGGTGAAATATTTCCGGGTCGGCCAGGAGGGGCTGGAAGCCGTCACCGCCCGTTGCGCTCCTGCGGACGACGTGGACGGGGATGGCTTCACCAACCTGATGGAATACAAGGCGAATACGAATCCGCTGCTTGCCACCTCATTCCCACCCCTCGCCTACTGGCGTTTCGAGGAGAGGACGACCGGTGTCGTGCCCGTGGGTGACAACAGCGGCGGCAACCAGAAGGATACCGTCCTGGACAGCACGGGCCTTGGCAACCACATGATGACCTGGAGGGACTATACCTCCCCGCTTTATTCCACGGTGGTTCCCTTCGCCACGGTTCCGCTCACCTCGGCGGCGAACACGGCCTCGCTGAATTTCGTCCGGGACCCTTTGAACCTTTTCATCACGGACAACGTCTATACCACCAGCGGCGTGGAGCTGAACAGCCACGTCTTCAGCGCCTTCACCATCGAGGCCAGCTTCAACACGAACGTCACCAATGCCTGGCAGGTCGTGATCGGGAAAACCGGCAATCCGATCGGAGGCCAGCCGCCTTTCTCGCTGAAGATCCGGGCCACGGACAACAAGCTCGTCGCGGGCATTGTCGACGGTGCGGGAACGGCGAAGGAGGCCGTCAGCTCCCGTGCGATCACCACCAACACGTGGTTCTCCGCCACGGTGACCGCCAGCGCCACGGAGCTGAAACTCTGGATCAAGGGAGCAGCGGATGCGAATCCGGTGCTGGAAGCCACCACCGCCATCAACGGGGCGTTCTACAACTATGCCGGGGTCAACTCGCCATGGGTCGTCGGCCTCGGCAAGTGGGCCGGTGCGGATGCCGATCCCTTCGGCGGCTACATCGACGAGGTCCGCATCAGCGCGAGAGCGCTCCCTCCTTCGGAGTTCCTCATTCCGTTGGTGAGCAACGACGCCGATGCCGACGGCATGGACGACACATGGGAAACCGCCAGCTTCGGCGGCCTCGGACAAACCGCCACAGGCGACTTCGATGGAGACGGTACGAGCAATCTGACGGAATACCGCCTGGGACTGGTTCCCAACAGCGGCGCCTCGCGGTTCGCCGCGACGCGTTCGGCCGCGGGCCTGATTTCCTGGCCGAGCGCGGTGGGGGTGAAGTTCGACGTGCAACGCAGCACCACCCTGGCCGCCGGTAGCTGGGAGACCGTGAGCCCCGTCGCGGGCATCGATGGCACGCCTGGGACCGCGAGCTTCACCGATCCCTCGCCACCGCCAAGCGGCGCCTTCTACCGGGTCGTGCTCCGTCCTTGA
- a CDS encoding SH3 domain-containing protein, which yields MATFIANADYEEKDSDPIKLEPGDEVTVGVADRAWPGWVWAADRDGNDGYVPEEILEPLGEGRYAAMEAYDPTVLTIRRGDRIESLRQIHGWHWCRNERGDEGWVGGYLLKPVE from the coding sequence ATGGCGACATTCATTGCAAACGCGGATTACGAGGAAAAGGACAGCGATCCCATCAAGCTGGAACCGGGGGACGAGGTGACCGTCGGTGTCGCGGACCGGGCGTGGCCGGGCTGGGTGTGGGCGGCGGACCGGGATGGCAACGACGGCTACGTGCCGGAGGAAATCCTGGAGCCGTTGGGCGAGGGGCGGTATGCTGCGATGGAGGCTTATGATCCCACGGTGCTGACGATCCGGCGCGGGGACAGGATCGAGTCGCTGCGGCAGATCCACGGCTGGCACTGGTGCCGGAACGAACGTGGCGATGAAGGCTGGGTGGGGGGATACCTGCTGAAGCCGGTGGAGTGA
- the rpsB gene encoding 30S ribosomal protein S2: protein MINELINEMVDAGVHYGHQTKKWNPRMKPFLMKDKGGIYIIDLEKTVQQLDKASDFLADLVGKGKKVLFVGCKRQAQDAIREAAEATGQHYVNHRWLGGMLTNSLTVRKSVERLKYLENIEKQPEFKAMSKKELAALGREREKLLRNLRGVRDMDKKPDAVVIVDSARETIAVAEARRLNIPIIAIVDTNADPALVQFPIPGNDDAIRSIRIILQNLVDAMVAGRKN, encoded by the coding sequence ATGATTAACGAACTCATCAACGAAATGGTGGACGCAGGCGTCCACTACGGTCACCAGACGAAAAAATGGAATCCACGCATGAAGCCCTTCCTCATGAAGGACAAAGGCGGGATCTACATCATCGACCTCGAAAAAACGGTCCAACAGCTTGATAAAGCATCGGATTTCCTCGCGGACCTCGTCGGAAAAGGCAAAAAAGTCCTCTTCGTCGGCTGCAAGCGCCAGGCCCAGGACGCCATCCGCGAAGCCGCGGAAGCAACCGGCCAACACTACGTCAACCACCGCTGGTTGGGTGGCATGCTCACCAACAGCCTCACCGTCCGCAAGTCGGTGGAGCGCCTCAAGTATCTCGAAAACATCGAGAAGCAGCCTGAGTTCAAGGCCATGTCCAAGAAGGAACTCGCCGCCCTCGGCCGCGAGCGCGAAAAGCTCCTCCGCAACCTCCGTGGCGTGCGCGACATGGACAAGAAGCCGGACGCCGTCGTCATCGTGGACTCCGCCCGTGAGACCATCGCCGTCGCCGAGGCCCGCCGCCTGAACATCCCTATCATCGCCATCGTCGACACCAATGCCGACCCGGCCCTCGTCCAGTTCCCGATCCCGGGCAACGACGATGCCATCCGCTCCATCCGCATCATCCTCCAGAACCTGGTGGACGCGATGGTCGCCGGTCGCAAAAACTGA
- the tsf gene encoding translation elongation factor Ts, with product MITAAIVKELRDKTNAGMMDCKKVLTETNGDIEASIKLLRERGIMKSAKMSDRAANEGVITARVNGDATAGILLEINCETDFVSKNENFQAFVGDIADALAATTAVDHEAALAHQHGGQSIDEAIKAKVGEVGENLQFRKYVRYDAAPGGVVASYIHLGGKVGVLIEVGTTKAETKGSDSFKELIKDLTLHIAASAPKGLSRDDIPQSVVDNELDIFRTRLVAEGKPANIIENILKGQIGKFFAESCFLEQGFVKDADVKISALLENKGKELGDTLTVTRFVRFGLGE from the coding sequence ATGATCACCGCAGCAATCGTCAAAGAACTCCGCGACAAGACCAACGCCGGCATGATGGACTGTAAGAAAGTCCTCACCGAGACCAACGGCGACATCGAGGCCTCCATCAAGCTCCTCCGCGAGCGTGGCATCATGAAGTCCGCGAAAATGAGCGACCGCGCCGCGAACGAAGGCGTCATCACCGCCCGCGTCAATGGCGACGCCACCGCCGGCATCCTGCTCGAAATCAACTGCGAGACCGACTTCGTCTCCAAGAACGAGAACTTCCAGGCCTTCGTCGGAGACATCGCGGACGCGCTCGCCGCCACCACCGCTGTCGATCACGAGGCCGCCCTCGCCCACCAGCACGGCGGACAGTCGATCGACGAAGCCATCAAGGCCAAGGTCGGCGAAGTGGGTGAAAACCTGCAGTTCCGCAAGTATGTCCGCTACGACGCGGCTCCCGGCGGTGTGGTCGCCTCCTACATCCACCTCGGTGGCAAGGTCGGCGTGCTCATCGAAGTCGGCACCACCAAGGCGGAAACCAAGGGCTCGGACAGCTTCAAGGAGCTCATCAAGGACCTCACCCTGCACATCGCCGCCAGCGCGCCGAAGGGTCTTTCCCGCGACGACATCCCGCAATCCGTGGTGGACAACGAGCTGGACATCTTCCGCACCCGCCTGGTTGCCGAAGGCAAGCCCGCGAACATCATCGAGAACATCCTCAAGGGCCAGATCGGCAAGTTCTTCGCCGAAAGCTGCTTCCTCGAGCAAGGTTTCGTGAAGGATGCCGACGTCAAGATCTCCGCACTCTTGGAAAACAAGGGCAAGGAGCTCGGCGACACCCTCACCGTCACCCGCTTCGTCCGCTTCGGCCTTGGCGAATAA